The Calliopsis andreniformis isolate RMS-2024a chromosome 7, iyCalAndr_principal, whole genome shotgun sequence region GACAGAAAACAGAGAGACTCAACAACCGCTGATCCCTTAAGACTATCGCTCCTAGTAACAGTCGTACGAAATTATTATAACTAGCCTAACGATCGCTCAGAGACGCCGTTTCTCTCATTCTTTTAGTAGAGCAAATCGCGAATCGACAAAGGTAtatgtagctactcgatgtcttTGCATGGAGGATGGTCTGAAGGAGGAGGTCGATGATTGTGGAGCGAGGACGACTGACAGTCGCTGAACGACAATTTTGGGGGCTCTAGGCGacataataaattaatattgcaAAGCACACGACCGATTCATTGGTCATATATATGTATTAACAGGAAATAAATAGGTACACGAGTCAGAAAAATTTTGGGCAAAAATTGGTCAACTTTAACTGGCTATAACTCCACGAAAAATCGTCGTAGGAtcgtgatcttttttttataataaagcCTGAAGTCTCTACTTTAAGCTGCTGTCTCTTGATTTTAAGCTCAATGCACTCCTATCATTAGAACTCTTTAAATTCGAGGGCATGTTTTTCGAActaaaaattgcaaagtttgatgaGATGCACAgatttgaaaaaatttttttcaggaatAACACTTAAAGCAGCTTAAAGTGTGAATCTTCCCCTTCAATTtacaaaaaagatcaagtcgctacgattttttttcgcaaagttacagcactttaaagtagacCCTGCATTTTGGTCGTATATTGGCACCACCCGATGTGGtgcaaaaatgcaaggtctgctttaaagtgctgtaacttggcgaaaaaaaatcgcagcgacttgattttttttgtaaattgaAGGGAAAGGTTCAAACTTTATGCCACTGTAAAGGGCATTCCCCAAAAAAATTTATCATGCCCTGGAGAGTCGTCTGAATTCGGGAAAGATTCGGAGAAAAACCACCTTCTCTTCCTCGACCCACATCCAAAAAGAAAAGCATCTTCGAAAAAAATCAATTCAGGGGTGTAaaagtagaagctttgcccttcaaaatgagaccaggctcactgccgtacgattttttttcacaaggttacagcactttaaagtagaccttgcatttttgcagCACATCAGATGGTGCCTAtacatgacaaaaatgcaaggtctactttaaagttctgtaactttgcgaaaaaaaatcgcagcgacttgatctttttttttaaaatacaggGTAAGGTTCACACTTTAAGCTACTGTAAGTGTTatttctgaaaaaaattttctcAAGTCGGTACATTCGATCAAACTTGACAATTTTTAATATGAGAAACATGTCCTCAGATTTAAGGAGTTCCAATGATAAGAGTACATTAAACTTAAAATCGAGACACAGTGTCTTAAAGTAGACACTTCAGGCTTTAATACAAAAAAAAGATCACGATCCTACGACAacttttcgcggagttatcgccAATCAAAGTGCTCCAATGTTTGCCCAAAATTTGCCTATGTCCTTTTTACAGAAAATCTCTCTCACCGATTGTCAGTCCCTTGCCCCTGTCCTCAAGGCCCTTTTCTAAATTTGTTCTAACCTTCATCTGCGTCTAAAATCCCCAGCCTCCTCCTTCAAACCACCCCCAACACGTTAATCCTCTCAAAACCGAACTACAGATAcagagatcgtagaaatgaactcgCGTAACAGGCAAATACGCTGGCGTGTTATCGCGAAGAGCAAGATATCGGCGGTATCCACGCACGTTTCtcggtaataataaataatccgAAAAAGACGTTTCGCGAGCAACGTTCGATaagataaaaaaaagaagaaaagggaAAGACGGTGGTGTCCGATATTGGGCTGTGTCTGACTCGTTACGGGCGATTCTTCTTCGTCGCCTCGCGATTTCTATTTTTGGATTTTATATCACCCACGGGGAATTGTTTCGCAAACTGCTATACTTCTCGCGCGCAAAACCACCAACGACAGACGGAGCAACGAAGTTCTAGTATCTAATGGGCTGCCAGACGCCAGTGGCCTCGTCTCGGCGGTAGTAATGAGGTCTGTTGTCCCGAAAGACTGTCACGGCTGGAAATTGATTGTCCTGTATGTACTTCAGGGTTGCTCGTACCTGAAACAAGCGAATAGACAAATCAGTACAACACAGAATTTAATAGATTCACTATTGTGTGAGATAAGCGACTCTGGCACTGGCCATGCTCAATGAAAAACAGTCACACTGTGAGTCCAACTTTGCACTTGATAGAAAGAGTACCCAGCATTGTGTGTCTCTGTATCCAGTGCAAAATGAGACTCTTGTAGTGTTGCTGTTTTTCGTTCAGCATGGCTAATACTATTCGTGTCCCATGAGGAGTCTCCTGAAACACATTTAAGGCTTACTTTTCAGGGACTTCTCATGGAACAGATAATAGACTAAAGTCTTGCTCACTTGTGACACAAAATGTGGAGGTTCCACTTCTGGCGAAGTCGAGAGATGCTGCAGGATGAACTGATCAGATTGAGCCAGCCAGAGGTCCACTCCTCGCAGAGGTTCATAATTGAAGGGGCCAATTCTAAGCAATCCTAGGGTGCAGTCGTAAACGTCTAGAACCTGTTACACAAGACCATGTCAACAAAATTAATTCTGCAAAATAACTTCTAAGAGAACATAGAAACAAAGAAGACTGATTTTCTATGAATTCTTGTGGAGATTACTGTGAACTGCAGTGTCGAGGAAAAATAAAGTGCACACACTGTTATATTATTTCTCTATATTTTTGACTAATTACTCACCTGCTGTCCCCCAGTGAAGTGTCTAGCACTCCTGAGCGCCTGGTCAGGGCCCTTATCAGGGAATGTCGCAGGGAAGATCTCCCCCGTCTTCACGTTCAAGCCGATACCATAGATCACTGGCCAATGAATGCCGCCTCTCACGGTGGTGTTCAACTCGCCTACGCAGCAGAGAGTCAAATCGATCTCCACTGGCTGTTTGTGGAAGGCAGCTGCAAAGACAGGAGCGTCTTTCCCTTTCTTTCCACTTGAGAGTTTGTCTATCAGGGAGACTGGTTCAGAGACTTACAGAGAATATTGCAGAAGAGTTCCTCGGAGTAATTCCTTGGGTCAGAGTACCCTCCAACGAGCTGCAGCTCCAGGCGACCCTCTGGGAAGCCGAGGGCCAGCTCGTTCACCCTTTGCACCATGGCTGCTGCTGCATCCTCGGTCCCTGCGCCATCCAGGTGGGCCAGAGctgctgctcctgaacctgagaagaaaatatttctttattttctctCCACAAGTCTACTGATTTCTTCCATTTAGTGGACTCTTGCTCACCAGAATGCCTCATGACGACAATTATGCAGGTGGTCATGTCGTCTGAGCCAATTATGCTGACGTTTTCTGGGGGAAAAAAGAGAGCAATGTTAGTAAAACTAGCGACGAAGAGAATTTAAATAAAAGAGGGAAGAAAGTTTTGTTATCAGTGCTTATCGACGATGGTGAGACAGTAGTAGCTCGATTCTCAGAAATATTGTAGCTGCAATCGGTCATTAATACGCGTCAATGCTATGATTAGACGCAAACAGATGCTAATAACGCGCGCTGTTTCTTGCAATAATGACAGAAGATGCGGGAAATTACGTAAACGCTGCGATACGGTTACCAGTGGCATATGTAGATAAATGTTGCATACTGCACAGTCAGATCACATTTTTAAATACCTAGACTTTTGGATAATTAAATTTCCTAGGACCTGAATTTTCTTATACTCGAACATCCAAAATACCTAAGTCCCTCGAGAACCTGAATTCCTTAAGCACACAAATTTTCCAAATACCTGAATTCCTCGAATAGCTATCTAAATTCTCAGAGAACCTGAATTTTCCATGTACCTGAATTTCTGAATA contains the following coding sequences:
- the Ntan1 gene encoding N-terminal amidohydrolase 1, with product MVLVVNGVLQEDIPTDSRSLYAAYPMYRETAAQFHSMPAKLVGPMGLLYVKQREMAATLPHDKNVSIIGSDDMTTCIIVVMRHSGSGAAALAHLDGAGTEDAAAAMVQRVNELALGFPEGRLELQLVGGYSDPRNYSEELFCNILSAFHKQPVEIDLTLCCVGELNTTVRGGIHWPVIYGIGLNVKTGEIFPATFPDKGPDQALRSARHFTGGQQVLDVYDCTLGLLRIGPFNYEPLRGVDLWLAQSDQFILQHLSTSPEVEPPHFVSQVRATLKYIQDNQFPAVTVFRDNRPHYYRRDEATGVWQPIRY